One genomic region from Arthrobacter sp. YN encodes:
- a CDS encoding LacI family DNA-binding transcriptional regulator — MTQDTSGPRPVPTLEMVAALAGVSRATVSRVVNDSPSVDPEMAQSVRKAILALDYTPNRAARSLAKRRANAVTLIVPESTSKVFADPFFASVVQGIALYLTDTEYTLNMVISSESKPEKTRSFLLGGNVDGVLVVSHHSGDNSWTHLSGSLPMVFAGRPLVGGKESYYVDVANEQAAYEVTRLLTQSGRRNVATIAGPQDMPPGLDRLAGWRTAVREAGLGDGLMEEGDFTLASGAKAMHRLLDRGVPVDAVFAANDQMAAGAYTAIQGRGLRIPEDIAVVGFDDDSFATSVTPALTTVHHPIVELGKKMAETLVHLIEGKPAERVNRMPTSIVIRDSV, encoded by the coding sequence ATGACGCAGGACACCAGCGGCCCCCGGCCGGTACCCACCCTTGAAATGGTGGCTGCCTTGGCCGGGGTGTCGCGGGCCACCGTGTCCCGCGTGGTCAACGACAGCCCCAGTGTGGACCCGGAAATGGCGCAGTCCGTGCGGAAAGCCATCCTCGCACTCGACTACACGCCCAACCGTGCTGCCCGTTCCTTGGCCAAACGGAGGGCAAATGCGGTCACGCTGATCGTTCCGGAGTCGACATCCAAGGTCTTCGCAGATCCGTTCTTCGCCTCGGTGGTGCAGGGCATCGCGCTGTATCTCACCGATACCGAGTACACGCTGAATATGGTGATCTCCTCGGAGTCCAAGCCGGAGAAAACCCGCAGCTTCCTGCTCGGCGGCAACGTTGACGGAGTTTTGGTGGTCTCGCACCACAGTGGCGACAACTCCTGGACGCACCTTTCGGGATCACTTCCCATGGTGTTCGCCGGACGCCCCTTGGTTGGTGGCAAGGAGAGCTACTACGTGGATGTGGCCAATGAGCAGGCGGCCTACGAGGTCACCAGGTTGTTGACCCAGAGCGGCCGAAGGAACGTTGCAACCATTGCCGGTCCGCAAGATATGCCCCCGGGCCTGGATCGCCTGGCGGGGTGGAGAACCGCCGTGCGGGAGGCAGGTCTTGGCGACGGCTTGATGGAGGAAGGTGACTTCACCTTGGCCTCCGGCGCCAAAGCAATGCACCGTTTGCTGGACCGAGGTGTTCCGGTTGACGCCGTTTTTGCAGCGAATGACCAGATGGCCGCCGGCGCCTACACCGCCATTCAAGGGCGGGGTTTGCGCATTCCGGAGGACATCGCCGTCGTGGGTTTTGATGACGATTCCTTCGCTACCTCCGTCACTCCCGCCCTCACTACCGTGCATCACCCTATTGTTGAACTCGGCAAGAAAATGGCCGAGACCCTGGTTCACCTGATCGAGGGCAAGCCGGCGGAACGCGTCAACAGGATGCCAACGTCGATCGTGATCCGCGATTCCGTCTAG
- a CDS encoding GH1 family beta-glucosidase gives MPFEATTHPAITPFNRVWPEGFLWGSATAAAQVEGASHEGGKEDSVWDAFARVPGAIANGETLKDAVQHYHRMPQDVRIMKELGLDSYRFSTSWSRVRPGGRTANAEGLDFYSRLVDELLDAGILPWLTLYHWDLPQALEEKGGWANRDTAYRFVDYANDVYSALGDRVHHWTTFNEPFCSSLLGYAAGVHAPGRQEPKAAVAAIHHQHLAHGLAVNELRSRGAQQLGITLNLSNSIPRDPSDPVDLDAARRFDSLQNRIFLDPILRGAYPEDTLNDLEQFGIRDVIKPGDLDVIGAPIDFLGVNHYHDDLISGHPTAEHGDGHSGGATRPTSSCWIGSEDISFPSRGLPRTAMDWEVNPDGLRKLLVRLGEEYPTLPPLYITENGAAYDDVVSPDGAVHDVERTQFVLDHITAVGAALDQGADVRGYFVWSLLDNFEWSWGYGKRFGVVRVDYDTFERTVKDSGLAYSRVIASAKASATAIVNA, from the coding sequence GCTACCGCTGCAGCCCAAGTGGAAGGCGCCAGCCACGAGGGCGGCAAGGAAGATTCCGTGTGGGACGCTTTCGCCCGAGTCCCGGGTGCCATAGCCAACGGCGAGACGCTGAAGGACGCGGTGCAGCACTACCACCGCATGCCCCAGGACGTCAGGATCATGAAGGAGCTGGGCCTGGATTCCTACCGGTTCTCCACCAGCTGGTCCCGTGTCCGGCCGGGCGGCCGTACCGCGAACGCCGAAGGCCTGGACTTCTACTCCCGCTTGGTGGATGAACTGCTCGACGCCGGCATCCTCCCTTGGTTGACCCTTTACCACTGGGACCTCCCGCAGGCGCTGGAGGAGAAGGGCGGCTGGGCCAACCGCGACACCGCCTACCGCTTCGTCGACTACGCGAACGATGTCTATTCAGCCCTGGGTGACCGTGTTCACCACTGGACTACGTTCAACGAACCGTTCTGCTCCTCACTCCTGGGCTATGCGGCGGGCGTGCACGCTCCCGGCCGTCAAGAGCCGAAAGCAGCCGTCGCAGCGATCCACCACCAGCACCTCGCCCACGGCCTGGCGGTCAACGAGCTGCGGAGCCGCGGCGCCCAGCAGTTGGGGATCACGCTCAACCTCAGCAACTCCATCCCGCGGGATCCTTCCGATCCCGTAGACCTCGACGCCGCGCGCCGGTTCGATTCGCTGCAGAACAGGATCTTCCTTGATCCGATCCTCCGCGGCGCCTACCCCGAGGACACGCTTAACGACCTTGAGCAGTTCGGCATCCGGGACGTCATCAAGCCCGGCGACCTGGACGTCATCGGTGCCCCCATCGACTTCCTGGGCGTCAACCACTACCACGATGACCTCATCAGCGGTCACCCCACCGCGGAACACGGCGACGGCCACTCGGGCGGCGCAACCCGCCCGACGTCGTCGTGCTGGATCGGTTCTGAAGACATCTCGTTCCCGAGCCGCGGCCTGCCGCGCACGGCCATGGACTGGGAGGTCAACCCCGACGGACTGCGGAAGCTCCTGGTGCGCCTCGGCGAGGAATACCCCACGCTGCCGCCTCTGTACATCACGGAAAACGGCGCTGCCTACGACGACGTCGTCAGTCCCGACGGAGCAGTCCACGACGTCGAACGGACCCAGTTTGTCCTCGACCACATCACCGCTGTTGGTGCGGCACTGGATCAGGGCGCCGACGTGCGCGGCTACTTTGTTTGGTCACTCCTGGACAACTTTGAGTGGTCCTGGGGTTACGGCAAGCGCTTCGGGGTGGTTCGCGTGGATTACGACACCTTTGAGCGCACGGTGAAGGACAGCGGACTGGCTTATTCCCGGGTCATCGCCTCGGCCAAGGCTTCTGCCACGGCCATAGTGAACGCCTAA